From Marinobacter alexandrii, one genomic window encodes:
- a CDS encoding TonB-dependent receptor, with product MRIILLTFFYLIGVFAFAQTNPCTRTIEGKILDIDSKEPLPFATIKVLDSSKGAVAGENGDFIIENICDDEVDLEVRFLGYKTVVHHHDFHHADPIIYMAADETLLESVVVEEKLNVHDLKTLSSKEIQLDVLDAAGQSAGEIFAQTSGVSLLKTGQNISKPIVHGLHSNRVLIINNGVRHAYQAWGTEHGPEIDPTQVDRIQLVKGASTVRYGSEALGGVILFDAPSPTYNTKLSGEVNGGFQTNGRAYNGELSLTQGFERAAWRASISGIRQGDLSAPNYQLTNTGKRELGFSLAGKFHFPIIDINIYASRFNQELGILRGSVNGNFEDLLFAFQAEIPNETFPFSYDINNPKQEVKHDLIRLKASLFLGKQQFDIQYAFQNNLRKEFDVRRGNLNSQPSIDLKLISHSLDIDWDHPSEGVWSGTYGIQLFTQNNDNIFGTGTTPFIPNYNTYNIGIFGIESYTVGNTVYEAGIRYDFMNQDVRGRDLFQNIFRNNQNYQNFSFTIGMVKQLSKIISVRTNIGTAWRPPNIGELYSFGRHQNILQYGIWRHEFTSANEIEFDRVLTEEDRSIKNEQGLKWISSVELRTESFDLEVTPYVNYIRNYFFSRPFGLRGSRRGTLPYFIFDQTDAFYSGIDLDIKKYWSEFFQTGIKASYVYAEDLNNDGSFVGIPPLNVQIEFVRKYRNFSFKINPEWTARQFNEPPVITPDQIIDAQEIPFEQDEIFDLVQAPNGFFLLNGSIEYKKKNLQFAIRGQNLLNTSYRRYTDFLRYYADDPGINLTAHISYSF from the coding sequence CCTTTACCTTTTGCCACCATTAAAGTTTTAGATTCTTCAAAGGGTGCTGTTGCAGGTGAAAATGGGGATTTTATTATCGAAAATATATGTGATGATGAAGTGGATCTGGAAGTTCGTTTTCTAGGTTACAAGACTGTCGTACACCATCATGATTTTCATCATGCTGATCCGATCATTTATATGGCTGCAGATGAAACACTGCTAGAAAGTGTTGTTGTAGAAGAAAAGTTGAATGTCCATGACCTTAAAACACTCAGTTCTAAAGAAATTCAGTTAGATGTTCTTGATGCAGCTGGCCAATCAGCAGGAGAAATCTTTGCTCAAACCTCAGGTGTGAGTTTGCTTAAAACCGGCCAGAACATTTCCAAGCCTATCGTTCATGGCTTGCATTCCAATAGAGTTTTAATCATCAACAATGGTGTAAGACATGCCTATCAAGCTTGGGGAACGGAACATGGCCCTGAGATAGACCCTACGCAAGTTGATAGAATTCAACTGGTTAAAGGAGCATCTACTGTCAGGTATGGTTCTGAAGCACTCGGTGGAGTGATTCTATTTGATGCCCCATCCCCTACTTACAATACTAAACTGAGTGGTGAAGTAAATGGAGGTTTTCAAACCAATGGGCGTGCTTACAACGGAGAGTTAAGTCTGACACAAGGTTTTGAAAGAGCTGCTTGGCGAGCTTCTATCTCTGGAATAAGACAAGGTGATTTAAGTGCACCAAACTATCAGTTAACAAACACAGGGAAACGAGAGTTAGGATTCTCACTGGCGGGAAAATTCCATTTTCCAATCATAGACATAAACATTTACGCTAGTAGGTTTAATCAGGAGCTTGGAATACTAAGAGGTTCTGTAAATGGAAACTTTGAAGACTTACTATTTGCTTTTCAAGCCGAAATACCTAATGAGACTTTTCCTTTTTCATACGACATCAATAATCCAAAACAGGAGGTTAAACATGATCTGATACGCCTAAAAGCATCGCTTTTCTTAGGCAAGCAACAGTTTGATATTCAATATGCTTTTCAGAATAACCTAAGAAAAGAATTTGATGTAAGGCGCGGAAACTTAAATTCACAGCCATCAATTGATTTAAAACTTATCTCTCACTCGTTAGACATAGATTGGGATCATCCCAGCGAAGGTGTTTGGTCAGGCACATATGGAATCCAATTGTTCACACAAAACAATGACAACATTTTTGGAACAGGAACTACTCCTTTCATCCCCAATTACAACACTTATAATATAGGAATATTTGGGATTGAATCATATACCGTTGGAAATACGGTATATGAGGCAGGAATCCGATATGATTTCATGAACCAGGATGTAAGGGGAAGAGATCTTTTTCAAAACATTTTTAGAAACAATCAAAACTATCAAAACTTCAGTTTTACCATTGGAATGGTAAAACAGCTAAGCAAAATCATTTCTGTTAGAACAAATATTGGAACGGCCTGGAGACCACCAAATATTGGGGAACTCTATAGTTTTGGAAGACATCAAAACATACTTCAATATGGTATTTGGAGACATGAATTCACAAGTGCCAATGAAATTGAATTTGACCGTGTCTTAACTGAAGAAGATCGTTCCATTAAAAATGAGCAAGGCCTGAAATGGATTAGTTCTGTAGAATTAAGGACAGAATCATTCGATTTGGAGGTAACGCCATATGTCAATTACATCCGTAACTATTTCTTCTCAAGACCTTTCGGTTTAAGAGGTTCGAGAAGGGGGACATTACCCTATTTCATATTTGACCAAACAGATGCTTTCTATTCCGGAATTGATCTAGATATTAAGAAGTATTGGAGTGAATTTTTTCAAACAGGAATAAAGGCTTCTTATGTTTATGCTGAAGACCTAAATAATGATGGATCTTTTGTCGGCATCCCTCCTTTGAATGTGCAAATAGAATTCGTCAGGAAATACAGAAATTTCAGCTTTAAAATAAATCCTGAATGGACAGCAAGGCAATTCAATGAACCTCCTGTCATTACACCTGATCAAATTATCGATGCTCAAGAAATACCTTTTGAACAAGATGAAATATTTGATTTGGTGCAAGCTCCTAATGGTTTCTTTCTTTTGAATGGTAGTATTGAATACAAGAAGAAAAATTTGCAATTTGCTATAAGAGGTCAAAATCTTCTAAATACTTCCTACCGTAGGTATACGGATTTCCTCAGATACTATGCAGATGATCCGGGCATTAATTTGACCGCTCACATAAGTTATTCATTTTAG
- a CDS encoding zinc ribbon domain-containing protein YjdM produces the protein MSKIPPCPNCKSPYAYPTDNLLMCPECGHEWNPEEDEIEETVIKDANGNVLKDGDSVVVVKDLPVKGAPKPVKAGTKVKNIRLTDSDHNIDCKIDGFGSMALKSEFVKKA, from the coding sequence ATGTCGAAAATACCTCCTTGCCCCAACTGTAAATCGCCATACGCCTACCCTACTGATAATTTACTCATGTGTCCTGAGTGTGGTCATGAGTGGAATCCTGAGGAAGATGAGATTGAAGAAACGGTGATCAAGGATGCCAATGGAAATGTACTGAAGGATGGTGACTCTGTCGTGGTGGTGAAGGATTTACCAGTCAAGGGTGCCCCCAAGCCTGTCAAAGCTGGCACCAAAGTGAAAAATATTCGCCTCACAGATAGCGATCACAACATTGATTGTAAGATTGATGGATTTGGTTCTATGGCACTCAAGTCGGAATTTGTAAAGAAGGCATAA